Within Pygocentrus nattereri isolate fPygNat1 chromosome 17, fPygNat1.pri, whole genome shotgun sequence, the genomic segment TCAGTACAAGCAGGTCTCAAGTCGAGTCCTGAGCAGTGTGGGTCAGTACAAGCAGGTCTCAAGTCGAGTCCTGAGCAGTGTGGGTCAGTACGAGCAGGTCTCAAGTCGAGTCCTGAGCAGTGTGGGTCAGTACGAGCAGGTCTCAAGTCGAGTCCTGAGCAGTGTGGGTCAGTACAAGCAAGCCTCAAGTCGGGTCCTGAGCAGTGTGGGTCAGTACGAGCAAGCCTCAAGTCGAGTCCTGAGCAGTGTGGGTCAGTACGAGCAGGTCTCAAGTCGAGTCCTGAGCAGTGTGGGTCAGTACAAGCAGGTCTCAAGTAGAGTCCTGAGCAGTGTGGGTCAGTACGAGCAGGTCTCAAGTAGAGTCCTGAGCAGTGTGGGTCAGTACGAGCAGGTCTCAAGTAGAGTCCTGAGCAGTGTGGGTCAGTACGAGCAAGCCTCAAGTCGGGTCCTGAGCAGTGTGGGTCTTGAGTCGGTCCTGAGCAGTGTCGGTCAGTACGAGCAAGCCTCAAGTCGAGTCCTGAGCAGTGTGGGTCAGTATAAGCAAACCTCGAGTCGGGTCCTGATCAGTGTCAGTCAGTACGAGCAGTATGGGTCCTAAGAAGTATGGGTCAGTATGAGCAAGCCTCAAGTCGAGTCCTGAGCAGTATGGGTCAGTACGAGCAAGCCTCAAGTCAACTCCTTAGTAGTATGGCAAGATTGAGTCCAGAGTCAGTACAGGCAAGCTGCAAGTAGAGACTCCTGAGTCAGTACAGGCAGAGTTGGTATGGACAAAGTCAAGTTCAAAGTCAGAATGGTACAGGCAAGTCTCAAGTTGAGTTCTAAATCAGAACAGGTAAGCCTGAAGTAGTCTTGAGTCAGTACAGGCAAGTCTAGAGTCGATTCCGTGTGTGCAAGGTCGAGTCCTAAATCAGTACGAGGTGCAAGTTGAATACTGAGTTGGTTAAAGCAAGGAATTCAAGTCCTAAGTCAGAACAGACAGACCTCCAGTCGAGTCCTAAATCAGTACAGGTGTGCCTTAAGTAGAGTCTTCAGTCAGTATAGGCAAGCTTAAAGGCAAGTCCCAAGTCAGTACAAGCGAATCGCAAGTCTACCCCTGAGTCATTATGAACAAGGTCCAGGTCAAGTCCTGAGTCAGACCAGACTTGAGACTTGGAGTTGAGTTCTGAGTCTGTATTGGCAAGATCGACTCAGGACTCAAGCTGAAGCTCAAGTTGAGTTCCGAGTCACTTTGGGAAAGTCTCAAGCTGAACCCTGTCACAGTACAGTCAAGCCCAGAGTCAGTACGGGCAAGCCTGAAATAAAGTCCTGAGGTTAGTCTGGCCAAGCCTCAGTTCGTGTCCCAAGTCAGTACAGACAAGCCTCAAGCTGAGTCCTGAGTCAGTATGGGCATGGTTGTGCCAAATCCTGAGTCTGTATGGACAAGCCTCAGGTCGAGTGCGGAGTTTGTCTAGGCAAGCATCAAGTTGAGTCCTGAATCAGTACAGATGAGCCTCACATCAAATCCTGAGTCAGTACAGGCAAATCTCACGTGAAGTCCCAAGTCAGTACATTCAAGGTCAAGTCCTGAGTCAGAACAGCCTGCTTGGCTGTTATTACTGCTCCTGAGTCCTGATTGGCTGTCATTACTGCTCCTGagtcctgattggctgctgaGCTGATTTGCGCTCAGGGATTTATGAGGACCCAACATGCTCAGAGCAGCAGTAGCAGGGCTGAAGTCCTGTTTGCTGTTCTGAGTCAGAAACTGtttataaaatatgattttgtgCAGAAGCTCCATAGGAACTCATTTAGGACCTGCTCAGTAGCGCCCTCTGGAGTCCGACCCGCCCAGAAGACATTACTGAGCCCGGGCTGTGCGTCATCCTCCATCCAATGGATTCCAGGGTCTActgcctctgcctctgtctGCAGTGCAGAGGCTTTCCATACCAGAGTAACCGAGCACAGAGCTGAGGATGATTAAGTCTACAggagtatctctctctcactctgtatctatctcactctgtctctctctctctctcactctgtctctctctctcgctgtctctctctctgtctttctctcgcagtctctgtctttctgtctatctctctatctctgtctctcgctgtatctctttctatctctcgctgtatccatctctctcacacactctcactctgtatctatctcactctgtctctctcacactctctcgctctctctcgctgtatCTCCCCCCACTCCAtatctcgctccctctctctccgtctctctctctctcactctctctctctctctgtccgtctctctctctctttctctctctctgtccgtctctctctctcgtctctctctcactgtatctctttctatctcactctctcttctctatctcagtctttctcactctgtttctgtacctctctctccccccctctccgtatctctctctctctctctctctctctctctctctctctctctccctctgtacctctctcccccctctctgtatctttctctttctctctctccctctctcccttcctctctccctccctctctcgctctctctctccctctctcgctctctctcgctgtatCTCCCCCCACTCCATATCTCGctccctctctgtatctttctctttctctctctctctctctctctctctccgtctctctctctttctctctctctctctctcgtctctctctctctctctctctcgtctctctctctctctctctctctctctctgtccgtctctctctctttctctctctctctgtccgtctctctctctgtccgtctctctctctctctctctctctctctctctctgtccgtctctctctctttctctctctctctgtccgtctctctctctctcgtctctctctcactgtatctctttctatctcactctctcttctctatctcactgtctttctcactctgtttctgtacctctctctccccccctctccgtatctctctctctctctctctctctctctctctctctctctctctctctctgtccctctctccctctctccctctctccctctctctctgtacctctctcccccctctctgtatctttctctttctctctctctccctctctcccttcctctctccctccctcgctccctccctccctccctctctcgctctctctgtatctccccCCACTCCAtatctcgctctctttctctctctctctctgtccgtctctctctctgtccgtctctctctctcgtctctctctcactgtatctatttctatctcactctctcttctctatctcactgtctttctcactctgtttctgtacctctctctccccccctctccgtatctctctctctctctctctctctctctctctctcgtctctctctctctctctctctctctgtccgtctctctctctttctctctctctctgtccgtctctctctctgtccgtctctctctctctctctctctctctctctctctgtccgtctctctctctttctctctctctctgtccgtctctctctctctcgtctctctctcactgtatctctttctatctcactctctcttctctatctcactgtctttctcactctgtttctgtacctctctctccccccctctccgtatatctctctctctctctctctctctctgtccctctctccctctctccctctctccctctctctctgtacctctctcccccctctctgtatctttctctttctctctctctccctctctcccttcctctctccctccctcgctccctccctccctccctctctcgctctctctgtatctccccccactccatatctctctctctctctctctctctctctctctctctctttctctctctctctgtccgtctctctctctctctctttctctctctctctctgtccgtctctctctctcgtctctctctcactgtatctatttctatctcactctctcttctctatctcactgtctttctcactctgtttctgtacctctctctccccccctctccgtatctctctctctctctctctctctctctctctctctctctctctctctctctctctctctctctctctctctctctctccctccctcgaCTGCAGCAGTCTGAACCGCGGCAGCTGCAGTGGCTGTGTGCGTGTTGGTGCTCTGAGCTCCGGCCGCTGGAGGGCTGTTTCTCATCCTGCAGGAATGAATGGATCCTTGGAGGAATAAAAGGTCCTTCAGCTGCCGAATATGCAGGTAACGTTCATCCAGGCGTGTCTGTGTCAGATTAAAAGGCCAGATTGAAGTTGTTGAGTGCATCATTACCATCACCCTTCACTGTCGTCGTCCTGAAGGAGGTTGTGAGATGTAACTGCGCTATCAGTCGTGCGGTTCTTGTGTCCTGCTGCTAGAAACAGCCTCGACGTTCGTTTGTGCTGTAGGTTATTGATCAGGGACTGCAGGACGCTTGTGTTGTCTCGGTCAGCATATGCGCCTGCAGCTGGGCCTCAGCGAGATAAACACAGCTGGGCCTCGTTCACGCTACTGCCGGTGCTCCAGGCACATAGTCAGGCGTTCCATAGGCCTGTGATGGAACATCTGGGCTGATAAGCAAgaaatacaatgttttgtttaaagATTATTTCGTTCTATTATTTTAACAAATTCTCACCAAGACAGATACACAAGTGCAGCacaggttagctttcttaaaaTGCTGGGTGCTAATGCTAACTAGGGATGCACGATTATATCGTAATCATATCGGTATCGGCAGAACCTTTTGATAGCTTTATTATATGTTTTGATCAGCCGTTTCAAACCAATGCTTGATGATGTTTTGATTGTATCTCAAACGAGCAGAACATTTAGGCCAATATACTAAAAGATCtgtattttactcattttactgtgtttgtaaTCTGACAGAAATAAATGCTACATTtgtctgtaatgctaatcaagATAGATTTCTACATTTCCACACATTATTGGTGAGTAATATATTGGCCGCTGATGAATATCTTTCAGTCCTGACTGCTTAAAACAATCTTGCTTCCCTAAAGATGCTTTGCTTGAGGCCAATTATTTGCCAATAATGTGTGAGAATGTGCCAATTTATTGCACAACCACAGGAGAGATCCAAACAGTTCTAGGTCACAATTTACACTGTTGGAAGGGTCattaagaaatggcagttaaggggaactgtggaagtcaaggCAAGCGATAGACTGAGATAGAATTGCTCACATGCTGGCCAAGGTATGTTTGGAGAGAAAACAGCAtatgatgaaaggaacaccttaCTTGATTAAGATGCTTGATGTCCTAATCCTAACAACATTCCTGATTATTGATGAATAATATTTTCCATCACCGTTTACTAGAAACAGCCTTACTTCCTGAAATGTTTAATGTCTAATTTTAACCTGAATAATTACGTTATgaaggcggcacggtggcgtggtgggtagcgctgtcgcctcacagcaaggagggcctaggttcgattccctggctgggtgatcagggtcctctctgtgtggagtttgcatgttctccctgtgtctgcgtgggtttcctccgggttctccggtttcctcccacagtccaaagacatgcagtcaggccaattggacatgctaaattgcccctaggtgtgagtgtgtgagtgactgtctgtgtctgtctgtctgccctgcaatggactggcgacctgtccagggtgcatcctgccttccgcccgaagactgctgggataggctccagcaccccccgcgaccctgacggagaagcggcttagaaaattgatggatggatggatggatggataattacGTTTTCCATTTATCGGCCAAAAATAGACAAGAATGTGCTGATCTATTGGACAACCGTAGATTTCAAAGCTCTCCACTGTCTGAAATTATCACtaagaaatggcagttaaggggaactgtggaagtcaaggCAACTGTAATATGCTAGATGTTACCCTGTGACCTTGTCTGCCAATAATATGTAGGAATGTGGGGATATATTGTGCAACCGTACTCTGATCAGTGATAGCTGATCAATTCTGCCTCCCTCAGTGAGTAAGCCATCCAATTAGCTTGCGGTGAACAGCTTGATTGATTAACTGCCAGCTTTATCCTCTCTTGCCTCTGTTTTGGGTTTCCTGTGGAAGCTCAAGAAATCCTGTGAATTATTGATCAGCTGGTCATCGACAGCGTCATCACACCCTCACTCTTCCATCCCTATTCGGTCATCTTGGAATGTTAGATCTGCTGAATGAAGagtatttttatactttttcttGTTAAGggagtaaaaacaaaaatgaaaagaaaatatagGAGAAATAGACCAACAAAAGACTTGATAGGTAGATATTCCTACCTGTAGACATCTACGGGGCTACAATAGATCCTTTTGGGATGATTTCACAGATTTCCAAACATTATTCCTGTTGCTAACTTTGGTAACACCTTATATGCAGAGTATGTCTATAAGAAACTatgatatacatatttataaaaatacattacactttatagccatacatctgcattatgaattgttaacataatgcattataagtagtgttaataacacaCAACTTCTGTAATCTTATTCAGAATATATTGGCCACCGATAAATATTCAGTCCTGCCTGCTTAAAGATCTTGCTTGCCTAAAGATGCTTGACAGTCGATGctaatttaatttttcatttattctatattatttattttaaatatcaatattattattaatgtataaGAATGTGCTGATTTATTGTAAAGCCATAGAAAATATCAAAACACTTCCCAAAACAATTTCCGCTGTTAGAAACGTCattaagaaatggcagttaaaGCGAAACTGTGGAAGTCAAGGCCAGCTCTGGCCAGCTCTGGAGATATGCTAGCCTGAAAGGTAAAGCAAAATCCCCACATGACGGCAAAGAGCCTGCAGGAAGGTTCAGCTGATACAGGAGTGATGGTGCACCGTTCTACCCTGCGGTTGTTTCCATAAACATGACCTGCATGGCAGAGGCATCAGCTGCAACCTTACTCACTGACAGTTTTTGGAGATCGCCAAGAAAAGCCAGAGATCAGAGGTGAATCAATGTTTGCTTGGGGCTCACAGATTGGCTCTTGATTACAGTGTGGGGATTGTTCAAGGACATCATCCAGGAGACTCGCTGATGCCTTGCAGACACCCGAAAGACATCAAGCCATTTAAATGTCAGGGAGTCCATGTCCTGTAGGGTGAAATGTGTCGTGAATAGCAGTGAGTCGGTTGAACTACAGCTGACATCTGTTTTTGAAAGACAAAGTTCCCTGCCTTGTGCTTGGTATCGCCTCATTCCCCGTCTTGAAATTGATTTAGAACTGAAATTGAACAACGATCATCGTATCATCCTAATTACAATGTGTAATCCAATCAGGAGCCAATCAGCTAATTACAATGTGTAATCCAATCAGAGCCAATCAGGTGTGTCGTTGGTGGGCTGTTTACCCAAAAGTCAGTATTTCTGATTGGATGAAatcaagatgtttttttaatagatTGAATATCTTTACTAAAATTCTAAGATGtggaaaatagtacaaattGAAAATTAAGTATAGGCATCCACACTTTTGAATGgtactgtatatgtgtttgtttcCTTTAGGACACTATGGAGTGGGTGTGTCTGAGGAAGGGGGTGGGTCTCTCAGTGCTCCTCCTGCACACCTTTACCTGGGTTTGGACAGGTGATTGATTTTTTGATTGCCCTGTCTTGTGGTGAATGTGGGTCTAACGTCTAGCTTCATTAATATGTTTTGTCTGACTGTCTTTGGTTTAAATGTACGGACCCTTTTAGGCGCAATCGAACCCGCCCCAAAGATTGATGGACAACAGCGTTCTGAGGTCACCCTGCAGGAAAACGTCTCCCATCGCTTCAACTGCGAGTCGGAGGGCTGGAGTGCACAGGCTCCGCCCCTACTGACCTGGTACCTGAATGGGGAGCGGCAGAGCGAGGTGACTGGCAGCCAGGGCGCTGCACGACTGGTGATGACATCACCAGAGGATTCGGGcagggtgaagttcagctcgGAGCGAAACAGCAGCTTCACGCTCCGGCCGAGGAAATGGGACCGCGAGCTGGTATGTGCTGCCAGAAACCCAGGAGGTGGTGAGAGCTACAACGCTACGGTCATCCTAAATGTTCAGTGTAAGCGGTTCCATCTCTGATGATTAGACTGTTTGGTTTGGGTTTATCAGGTTACAGAAGATTCAGGCAGATCtttgaattttgtgggctacagtcggttaatgacagaattttatggggctacagtcagttcaggcagaattttgtgggctacagtcagttcagaaaTACTTTTGTTTGCCTACTGttggttcagactgaattttatcTGGTTACAGTTAgttcagacaaaattttgtgaggctacagttggttcaggtAGAATTTTGTgaggctacagtcggttcaggcagaattttgtgaggCTACAGTCAGTTCCGACAAAAGTTTGTGAGGCTACAGTCGGTTGAGGTAGAAATTTGTgaggctacagttggttcaggcagaattttgtgaggctacagtcggttcaggcagaattttgtgaggctacagtcggttcagacaaaattttgtgaggctacagtcggttcagacagaattttttgaGGCTACAGTccattcagacagaattttgtgggctacagtcagttcagaaaGACTTTTGTTTGCCTACtgttggttcagacagaattttatctggttacagtcagttcagacaaaattttgtgaggctacagtcggttcaggtaGTATTTTGTGAgactacagtcggttcaggcagaattttgtgaggctacagtcggttcagacagaattttgtgggctacagtcggttcagagagaattttgtgagactacagtcggttcaggcagaattttgtgaggctacagtcggttcagacagaattttgtggggctacagtcggttcagacaaaattttgtgaggctacagtcggttcagacagaattttgtgaggctacagtcggttcagacagaattttgtgaggCTACAGTCGTTTCAGACAGAATATTTTgaggctacagtcggttcaggcagaattttgtgaggctacagtcggttcagacaaaattttgtgaggctacagttggttcagacagaattctgtgcggctacagtcggttcagacagaattttttgaGGCTACAGTccgttcagacagaattttgtgcggctacagtcggttcaggcagaattttgtgaggctacagtcggttcagacagaattttgttggctacagtcggttcagacagaattttgtgaggCTACAGACCGTTCAGGCAGAATTCTGTgaggctacagtcggttcaggcagaattttgtgaggctacagtcggttcaggcagaattttgtgaggctacagtcagttcaggcagaattttgtgaggctacagtcggttcaggcagaattttgtggggctacagtcggttcaggcagaattttgtggggctacagtcggtttaGGCAGAAATTTGTCAGACTACTATCATTTTAGACATATTTTTGTGAggttacagtcagatttggactgaattttgtctggTTTCACttggttcagactgaatttagAATTTACAACAGAAATTTACTGACTACAATTGGTTCACTCAGAATTGTGTTGGGCTACAGTCTTATCCCCTTTCTCAGAATGGACTGTTTGCCCTTTTGATTTTGTAACTTTTCTCTCACCCAGTTCAGCCGGAGATTCTGCGAGTGAACGCTCACTACAGTGAAACCTCAGACCCTGGTCTCTCCTTGGTCCTCTTTGCTCTGGTTCGCTCCAACCCCCCTGCCACTATCACCTGGCTGGACCAGTCTGGCCAGCTGGTGGCCAACACCTCAGACTTCCTCATCCTGGACTCCCGGAGCTACCCCTGGCTGGCCAATCACAGCCTACAGGTCACTTTGAGCAGCCTGCCGGGAAACGTCTCAGTCAGCGCCAACAACAGCGTCGGCGCCGTCCAGACCAACCTCACTCTAACAGGTCTGATTTAGCTCCTCACGTGAAGAGTGCATAAGGAATTAGTCCAGTGTCTTTTCAACCTGTTCTCTGCAGTGAGTGTGAGTCAGTGGAAATCAACAGTAGGATACAAACCCAGCATATAGAGATTATTTCAGGAGTCACtggaatattcattttaatagtcTGTTCTAATTAGGTTAGTCTAATTAATCTAATTAAGCCCCTTTAATGAGTGTAGTCAGGCAGTTCAAATTAATGAATGACAGTTTGATCCTTTGGGTGCTGCAGTACATTTGTATACATTTCTGCAGCCCAGCAGATCAAACTCATCATCAAAACATGGGATTAAATAAAGAGCGAAAATATTATGTTCACTTTTTTGTCCAGTCTAGATGTAGTTACTCTGCACATTCATGCTAAAGCAGCTGCTACGTGTCCTGAAACCAGCTTATTAGTTTGTTCGCTGATTATTAGCCAGTTAGCTGGATCATTAACCTGTTAGCCGTTAGTGAGTTTGCCTAATTGTAAGTCAGGTAGCTGATCTTTAACCAGTTAAGCGGTCAGTTGCCCAGTTACTGTGCTTATTAGTCAGATTACTGTGCTTATCAGCCAGTTAGCATGTTTTTAGACAGTTAGCTTATCGTCAGCCAGTTAGCACGTTTTTAGACACTTAGCTTATCGTTAGCCAGTTAGCACGTTTTTAGACACTTAGCTTATCATTAGCCAGTTAGCATGTTTTTAGACAGTTAGCTTATCATTAGCCAGTTAGCATGTTTTTAGACAGTTAGCTTATTGTCAGCCAGTTAGCACGTTTTTAGACACTTAGCTTATCATTAGACACTTAGCATGTTTTTAGACAGTTAGCTTATCATTAGCCAGTTAGCATGTTTTTAGACAGTTAGCTTATCGTCAGCCAGTTAGCACGTTTTTAGGCACTTAGCTTATCATTAGCCAGTTAGCATGTTTTTAGACAGTTAGCTTATCGTTAGCCAGTTAGCATGTTTTTAGAAAGCTTATCGTTAGCCAGTTAGCATGTTTTTAGACAGCTTATCGTTAGCCAGCTAGCATGTTTTTAGACAGTTGGCTTATCAGCCTGTTAGCATGTTTTTAGACAGTTAGCTTATCGTCAGCCAGTTAGCACGTTTTTAGACACTTAGCTTATCATTAGCCAGTTAGCATGTTTTTAGACAGTTAGCTTATCGTTAGCCAGTTAGCATTTTTTTAGACAGTTAGCTTATCGTCAGCCAGTTAGCACGTTTTTAGACACTTAGCTTATCATTAGCCAGTTAGCATTtttttagactgttagcttatCGTTAGCCTGTTAGCATGTTTTTAGACAGTTAAATTACGTTGGCCTGCCTGttattgttagttttttttcagCCTACTCACTTATCAGTATCCAGTGAGCTTGATTGTTAGCCAGTTAGCTGATGGTTAGTTTGTTATCAACCAGTTAGCTTGATTGATAGCTACTTAGCCTGATTGTTAGTCACATAGCTGATCTTTAGCTTGTTAGCTGATTGTTAGCTTATAGCCAGTAGCTCCCTGAGAGAAAttacctgctgaaaaaaatagcATAGACCACCtgttttatgctggtctggtacTGATGgttctggtttagctggtcaccccagcTTGGTCATAGTGGTTGACCAGTATTCCAGCATCCAAAGCACAACATGTGGTGTTTTTGCTGTGATcagccatgctggtctatgctggtttttccAGGAGGGTTATTTTGAACctttttctgatttctcagagtTCCTGCAGTCACGGGTGGAGGTGCCAATGCTGGGGATCGTCACTGGCGGCGTTGCTGGCTTCATCACTCTCCTCATCCTCACACTGATGGTGCTCTGCCTTCTGCACAAGGATAAAGGCAAAGCCATCGGTATGGCTGCCCTTAGCTTTGCTCCTGCTGACCATGTGGTATGTCTAAGGATGCTTTCGCGAGCCAAATTTGGTTCCCCAGATCACTTGTGAATATTCTGCAGGATATGTTCATATTTCGGGGGAAAAGTTATGTGATAGTCTCGGTTAATTTCCCTGGTcactccacccacaaatgttgGACAGACCTTACTGAACGCTAACAATAACCCCAaccagcctaatgagaaactgtagaacagactcggtttatatcacaatacctacatttagagtcggttattcattcagcctaatgagaaactgtagaacagactcggtttatatcacaatacctacatttagagtcggttattcattcagcctaatgagaaactgtagaacagactcagtttatatcacaatacctacatttagagtcggttattcattcagcctaatgagaaactttagaactgactcggtttatatcacaatacctacatttagagtcggttattcattcagcctaatgagaaactttagaactgactcggtttatatcataatacctacatttagagccggttattcattcagtctaatgagaaactgtagaacagacttggtttatatcacaatacctacatttagagacagTTATTCATACATTTAGagtatacatatataatcaGGCTCATGTTGCATGATGGCACATGTTTCATGCCCAGTTTCGATTAACACA encodes:
- the LOC108434376 gene encoding transmembrane protein 25 isoform X1, translated to MQDTMEWVCLRKGVGLSVLLLHTFTWVWTGAIEPAPKIDGQQRSEVTLQENVSHRFNCESEGWSAQAPPLLTWYLNGERQSEVTGSQGAARLVMTSPEDSGRVKFSSERNSSFTLRPRKWDRELVCAARNPGGGESYNATVILNVQFQPEILRVNAHYSETSDPGLSLVLFALVRSNPPATITWLDQSGQLVANTSDFLILDSRSYPWLANHSLQVTLSSLPGNVSVSANNSVGAVQTNLTLTEFLQSRVEVPMLGIVTGGVAGFITLLILTLMVLCLLHKDKGKAIEEPVAIPIALKCNDSAKVQVDGVYLPRENMSLPSNVQLNDLSTLCKGRPNSKQSTLARKTDEEEEEDLSLAYAARGFARYPMVGYIYKVNSTSSDEIWL
- the LOC108434376 gene encoding transmembrane protein 25 isoform X2, whose amino-acid sequence is MQDTMEWVCLRKGVGLSVLLLHTFTWVWTGAIEPAPKIDGQQRSEVTLQENVSHRFNCESEGWSAQAPPLLTWYLNGERQSEVTGSQGAARLVMTSPEDSGRVKFSSERNSSFTLRPRKWDRELVCAARNPGGGESYNATVILNVQFQPEILRVNAHYSETSDPGLSLVLFALVRSNPPATITWLDQSGQLVANTSDFLILDSRSYPWLANHSLQVTLSSLPGNVSVSANNSVGAVQTNLTLTEFLQSRVEVPMLGIVTGGVAGFITLLILTLMVLCLLHKDKGKAIEPVAIPIALKCNDSAKVQVDGVYLPRENMSLPSNVQLNDLSTLCKGRPNSKQSTLARKTDEEEEEDLSLAYAARGFARYPMVGYIYKVNSTSSDEIWL
- the LOC108434376 gene encoding transmembrane protein 25 isoform X3; its protein translation is MQDTMEWVCLRKGVGLSVLLLHTFTWVWTGAIEPAPKIDGQQRSEVTLQENVSHRFNCESEGWSAQAPPLLTWYLNGERQSEVTGSQGAARLVMTSPEDSGRVKFSSERNSSFTLRPRKWDRELVCAARNPGGGESYNATVILNVQFQPEILRVNAHYSETSDPGLSLVLFALVRSNPPATITWLDQSGQLVANTSDFLILDSRSYPWLANHSLQVTLSSLPGNVSVSANNSVGAVQTNLTLTEFLQSRVEVPMLGIVTGGVAGFITLLILTLMVLCLLHKDKGKAIVMTQQKCRWMVCICPGRTCPCPPTSS